CGTGCTGGTCGTTGTCGTAATCGGCTACTTTTGGGTTCAGCGTGAGATCAATGGCGTGCCCGTGGATTATTCTACCGACCCCGGGAGCCGGGAGTTCAACGAGGAGTTCAAGTACGGTTCAATCGGGAGCGATGCGAAGGGTATTCCTTACAAGCTGTGGAAAATTCTCCCGGCGGTCTTCAAGGACCACCTCCCTGCACCGGCGAACGGGTACGAAGCGTTAGGGTTTATTCAGGAAGAGGGAAAATCCACGCCGATCGGCATTTCGGTAAGGAAGGGGTTTATCGATACGGTAGGGCTTAACTGCGCCTCCTGCCACACCGGGGAGGTTCGCGAACGCCCGGGAGCGCCGCGAAAAATTTACACGGCGATGCCGGCCCAACAGCTCGATCTGGGTAAATACTTTAACTTCCTGTTTGCGTGCGCGCAGGATCCCAAATTCAACCGAGACGACCTGATGAAGGCGCTCGAGGAACATGAAGGGCTCGGGTCCCTGGAAAAGCTGTTTTACCCATCCGCAATCGACCAGACAAAGCAAGCGTTGCTGGAGCAGGCCAAGGCACTCAGCTACATGGCGAGCCGGCCGGAAATGGGTCCCGGACGCGTAGATACCTTCAACCCCTACAAGGTCTTGTTTTTTCATGTGGACATGGCGAACGATCATACGATCGGCACCGTCGACTTCCCTGCGATCTGGGACCAGGATATCAAACGGAATCTGTGGATGCATTGGGACGGGAACAACAATTCCATCGATGAACGCAACATCAGCGCGGCTTTAGGCGCCGGGGCAAATCCCAAGACCGTGGATCTGACCCGGATAAATCGGATCCGTGACTGGCTGATGCCGCTTCCGAAGCCGGACTACCCATTCGGTACAGATCAAAAGCTGGTCAGCGCTGGCGAACCGATTTATCGACAGCAATGCGCGCGGTGCCACGAACCCGGCGAGAGCCTTTTCGGCGCCGTGACCCCGGTCAAAGAGTTGGGGACTGATCCTCACCGGGTGGATGCTTTCGACGAGCAGATGGCCAAACGCATGAACACGTTGGGTGAGGACTACCCATGGCAGTTCAGACACTTCCGCACAACAGACGGGTATGCCAACCGGCCGCTCGACGG
The nucleotide sequence above comes from Verrucomicrobiota bacterium. Encoded proteins:
- a CDS encoding cytochrome c, whose translation is MRKLIIAGVIVLVVVVIGYFWVQREINGVPVDYSTDPGSREFNEEFKYGSIGSDAKGIPYKLWKILPAVFKDHLPAPANGYEALGFIQEEGKSTPIGISVRKGFIDTVGLNCASCHTGEVRERPGAPRKIYTAMPAQQLDLGKYFNFLFACAQDPKFNRDDLMKALEEHEGLGSLEKLFYPSAIDQTKQALLEQAKALSYMASRPEMGPGRVDTFNPYKVLFFHVDMANDHTIGTVDFPAIWDQDIKRNLWMHWDGNNNSIDERNISAALGAGANPKTVDLTRINRIRDWLMPLPKPDYPFGTDQKLVSAGEPIYRQQCARCHEPGESLFGAVTPVKELGTDPHRVDAFDEQMAKRMNTLGEDYPWQFRHFRTTDGYANRPLDGAWARGPFLHNGSIPTLNDLLEVPANRPAKFYRGNDVYDTDHLGFVSSVAEQDGRALFLYDTTLPGNSNAGHLYGTNLSAADKRALLEYLKTK